One part of the Glycine soja cultivar W05 chromosome 11, ASM419377v2, whole genome shotgun sequence genome encodes these proteins:
- the LOC114376769 gene encoding lysine-specific demethylase 5A-like: MGKGKPRAVEKGVVGPSLSVSSSTIPSGPVYYPTEDEFKDPLEYIYKIRPEAEPFGICKIVPPKTWKPPFALDLDTFTFPTKTQAIHKLQARPAACDSKTFDLDYSRFLRDHSGKKSRKRVVFEGEELDLCMLFNAVKRFGGYDKVVDGKKWGDVARFVRSSGKISDCAKHVLCQLYREHLCDYENFYNRMNQGTAQSCKKAVHDDHKSDHGVQSVVSKKNHKSVDGSNHKDSKVQEEEHDQICEQCKSGLHGELMLLCDRCDKGWHTYCLSPPLEKIPPGNWYCFNCLNSDRDSFGFVPGKHYTLEAFRRIADRSRRRWFGSGPVSRVQIEKKFWDIVEGLVGEVEVMYGNDLDTSVYGSGFPRVTDQKPKSIDDKLWEEYSTNPWNLNNLPKLKGSMLRAVHHNITGVMVPWLYIGMLFSSFCWHFEDHCFYSMNYLHWGEAKCWYSVPGSQATAFEKVMKSSLPDLFDAQPDLLFQLVTMLNPSVLQENGVPVYSILQEPGNFVITFPRSYHGGFNLGLNCAEAVNFAPADWLPYGAFGADLYQRYHKTAVLSHEELLCVVAQYGDVDGRVSSYLKKEMLRISDKEKSWREKLWKNGIIKSSRMGPRKCPQYVGTEEDPSCLICQQYLYLSAVVCGCRPSTFVCLEHWEHLCECKTVKLRLLYRHSLAELYDLAFSMDKYTSEDKAECSSVKRKPSCLSALTKKVKGGSITFAQLATEWLLQSSTILQNVFLHDAFVTALRKAEQFLWAGSEMDSVRDMVKNLIEAQKWAEGIRDCATKIELWLCHQDFNVKKVHLEFVDELLKFSPAPCNEPLYHKLKDYAEEARLLIQEIDTALSMCSNMSELELLYSKACGLPIYVKESKKLEGKISSTKAWLDNVRKCISARQPAALHVDVLYKLKAEFVDLQVQLLEIDVLQNLLSQVESCSAQCHDMLEGHMNLKNVGLLLKEWDGFAVDVPELKLLRQYHSDAVSWVSHFNDVLGRVQMQEDQNNAVDELKSIFEEGLSLKIQVDELPLVEIELKKANCREKAVKAHDLKMPLEFIQQLLKESTMLQIEGEKQFVNLSCVLAVAIPWEERARKMLSHEAPISDFEDMIRASENIFGILPSLNDVKDALSEANSWLRNSKPYLVSSTCASNSVRKVEDLQMLVSQSKHIKVSLEERGMLELVLKNCRIWGYEACSVLDDAQCLLDNSLHEINSGLTCKVEDLIARIQSAIASGVSLGFDFNEISKLQASYSTLQWCKRALSFCNCSPSLEDVLEVAEGLSHSSVSGALLKVLIDGFEWLRKALEGISGPRSSRRCKLTDIQDILTDYQTINMTFTAVKCQLEDAIGKHKLWQGQVHQFFGLSSRERSWSSILQLKEHGDTIAFSCSELDLILSEVEKVENWKNRCMDKFRMLVQNGNSLLHALEKINQTLDRSLFIYDKLQDLKEQNLCICCYDDSEDQEFLTCSTCMDCYHVRCVGLTEKDAGIENYKCPYCEILRGEFHYQNGGALLRFVKKRVELKVLTELMSHAEHFCLWIDEKDFLCQLVEKALSCKSCLREIVILASANVDEDISIVSEKLATAVKASKVAIVYDQHDTCDLELTLAKNFWKIQVSRLLNGVPKPTIQQIQKHLKEGQAMDISPEDHYMLKLTNVNCLGLQWAELAKKVATDSGALSLDKVFELVVEGENLPVDMNEELRTLRARCMLYCICRKPFDPERMIACYHCNEWYHFDCMKLPCTEEVYICPACNPCTEGLPSNHDRLTSGKFEEPKTPSPRHSNPRKKQKRDVPSLTCNIFASRNQDKLRYSSGIECLRWQNRKPFRRAAKKRVELRSLSPFLCIQR; the protein is encoded by the exons ATGGGGAAAGGAAAACCTAGGGCTGTTGAGAAAGGTGTGGTAGGACCTAGTTTGAGTGTTTCATCCTCGACTATACCTTCGGGGCCTGTGTATTACCCCACTGAGGATGAATTCAAGGATCCTTTGGAGTATATTTACAAGATTAGACCCGAGGCTGAACCTTTTGGGATTTGTAAGATTGTGCCTCCAAAGACTTGGAAACCCCCTTTTGCTTTGGATCTAGACACTTTTACTTTCCCTACCAAGACTCAGGCCATTCACAAGCTCCAGGCTCGCCCTGCCGCCTGTGACTCCAAGACATTTGACTTGGACTACTCCAGGTTTCTGAGGGACCACTCTGGTAAGAAGTCCAGGAAGAGGGTTGTGTTTGAGGGCGAGGAGCTCGACTTGTGTATGCTATTCAATGCCGTGAAACGGTTTGGCGGATATGATAAGGTTGTTGATGGGAAGAAATGGGGGGATGTTGCTCGCTTTGTGAGGTCCAGCGGGAAGATTTCGGATTGTGCTAAGCATGTGTTGTGTCAGTTGTACCGGGAGCATTTGTGTGATTATGAGAATTTTTATAACCGGATGAATCAAGGGACGGCTCAGAGTTGTAAGAAAGCTGTGCATGATGACCACAAGAGTGATCATGGGGTGCAATCTGTGGTATCCAAGAAGAATCACAAGAGTGTTGATGGTTCAAACCATAAGGATAGTAAGGTGCAAGAAGAAGAGCATGATCAGATTTGTGAGCAATGTAAAAGTGGTTTGCATGGGGAACTCATGCTATTGTGTGACAGGTGTGATAAGGGTTGGCATACATATTGTCTTTCCCCGCCATTGGAGAAAATTCCTCCAGGAAATTGGTATTGTTTCAACTGCTTGAATTCTGACAGGGACAGTTTTGGTTTTGTGCCTGGGAAGCATTACACATTGGAAGCTTTTAGACGCATAGCGGATCGGTCAAGGAGGAGATGGTTTGGATCAGGACCTGTTTCAAGGGTGCAAATTGAGAAGAAATTTTGGGATATTGTGGAGGGATTGGTTGGTGAGGTTGAGGTTATGTATGGAAATGACTTGGATACATCTGTCTATGGGAGTGGTTTCCCACGTGTAACTGATCAGAAACCAAAATCAATTGATGACAAATTATGGGAAGAATACTCAACTAACCCATGGAATCTTAATAACTTGCCTAAGTTGAAAGGCTCAATGCTTCGAGCTGTTCATCATAATATCACTGGTGTCATGGTACCCTGGCTATATATTGGGATGCTATTCTCATCCTTTTGCTGGCATTTTGAGGATCACTGCTTTTACTCAATGAATTATCTTCACTG GGGAGAGGCAAAGTGCTGGTACAGTGTGCCTGGTAGTCAAGCCACTGCTTTTGAGAAG GTGATGAAAAGCAGTCTTCCTGATCTTTTTGATGCACAACCTGATCTGCTTTTTCAGCTTGTTACTATGCTAAACCCATCTGTCTTGCAAGAAAACGGAGTTCCTGTCTATAGCATACTTCAG GAGCCTGGGAATTTTGTTATTACCTTCCCTAGATCTTATCATGGAGGTTTCAATCTTG GTTTAAATTGTGCAGAGGCAGTCAATTTTGCTCCTGCCGACTGGCTACCATATGGTGCTTTTGGAGCTGATCTGTATCAGCGGTATCACAAAACTGCTGTCTTGTCTCATGAGGAGCTTCTTTGTGTGGTAGCCCAG tATGGTGATGTTGATGGCAGAGTGTCTTCTTATTTGAAGAAGGAAATGTTGAGAATatcagataaagaaaaatcttggAGAGAGAAACTTTGGAAAAATGGTATTATTAAATCTTCTCGCATGGGTCCTCGAAAATGTCCCCAATATGTGGGAACTGAAgaa GATCCATCATGCCTTATATGCCAGCAATATCTCTATCTCTCTGCTGTTGTATGTGGTTGCAGGCCATCGACTTTTGTTTGTCTGGAG CACTGGGAACACCTCTGTGAGTGCAAAACTGTAAAACTACGTCTTCTCTATCGGCATTCACTTGCAGAATTATATGACTTGGCATTTTCTATGGACAAATATACTTCTGAGGACAAAGCTGAGTGTAGTAGTGTGAAAAGGAAGCCTTCATGTCTTAGTGCATTGACCAAAAAG GTGAAAGGTGGCTCCATTACTTTTGCTCAACTTGCTACAGAGTGGCTTCTGCAATCTAGTACTATTCTTCAGAATGTTTTTTTGCATGATGCATTTGTTACTGCACTAAGAAAAGCTGAACAATTTCTTTGGGCCGGTTCTGAGATGGATTCT GTTCGAGACATGGTAAAGAATTTGATTGAAGCTCAGAAGTGGGCAGAAGGGATAAGAGACTGTGCAACAAAAATTGAGTTATGGTTGTGTCATCAAGACTTTAATGTCAAGAAAGTTCATTTGGAATTCGTTGATGAGTTACTGAAGTTTAGTCCTGCACCATGCAATGAACCTCTTTATCATAAATTGAAG GACTACGCAGAGGAAGCAAGGTTGTTAATTCAGGAGATTGATACTGCTTTGTCAATGTGTTCAAAT ATGTCTGAGTTGGAACTTTTATACTCCAAAGCTTGTGGCTTACCCATCTATGTGAAAGAAAGTAAGAAATTGGAAGGGAAAATTTCTTCAACCAAG GCATGGCTGGATAACGTCAGAAAGTGCATCTCAGCAAGACAACCTGCTGCACTACATGTTGATGTTCTTTACAAGCTAAAAGCAGAG TTTGTGGATCTTCAAGTTCAACTCCTGGAGATAGACGTGCTCCAGAATCTATTAAGTCAAGTGGAATCTTGTAGTGCTCAATGTCATGATATGTTAGAAGGTCATATGAATCTCAAG AATGTTGGTTTGCTGCTTAAGGAATGGGACGGTTTCGCAGTTGATGTACCAGAGCTCAAGCTTCTAAGGCAATACCATTCAGATGCTGTTTCATGGGTTTCTCACTTCAATGATGTTTTAGGGAGAGTTCAGATGCAGGAAGATCAAAATAATGCAGTTGATGAATTGAAGAGCATTTTTGAAGAAGGTTTATCTTTGAAAATTCAAG TTGATGAGTTGCCATTAGTTGAGATTGAGCTGAAGAAGGCTAATTGCCGGGAAAAGGCTGTGAAG GCACATGATTTGAAGATGCCTTTAGAATTCATTCAGCAACTGTTGAAGGAGTCCACTAT GCTTCAAATTGAGGGAGAGAAACAATTTGTCAATTTATCTTGTGTGCTTGCTGTTGCCATTCCTTGGGAGGAAAGGGCTAGAAAGATGCTTTCACACGAGGCTCCTATTTCAGACTTTGAGGACATGATCAG AGCTTCAGAAAATATATTTGGTATTCTTCCTTCACTTAATGATGTCAAGGATGCTTTATCCGAAGCTAATTCCTGGTTAAGGAATTCAAAGCCATATTTAGTCTCTTCTACGTGTGCTTCAAATTCTGTGCGGAAAGTAGAGGACTTGCAG ATGTTGGTTTCTCAATCGAAGCATATTAAAGTATCTTTGGAAGAAAGAGGGATGCTTGAATTAGTTTTGAAGAATTGCAGAATATGGGGGTATGAAGCATGTTCTGTACTAGATGATGCTCAATGCTTATTGGATAATTCTTTGCATGAAATAAACAGTGGTTTAACTTGTAAAGTGGAAGATTTGATTGCAAGAATCCAATCTGCCATAGCATCTGGTGTATCACTTGGTTTTGACTTCAATGAGATTTCAAAACTCCAAGCATCGTATTCTACACTGCAATGGTGCAAAAGAGCCTTGTCTTTCTGCAATTGCTCTCCTTCTTTAGAG GACGTTTTGGAGGTTGCAGAAGGTCTTTCTCATTCCTCTGTATCTGGTGCTCTGTTGAAAGTATTGATTGATGGGTTTGAATGGCTTAGGAAAGCATTAGAGGGGATTTCTGGACCTCGCAGTTCTAGAAGATGTAAGTTGACTGACATACAAGATATTCTTACCGATTATCAG ACTATTAATATGACCTTTACAGCAGTAAAATGTCAACTTGAAGATGCCATTGGAAAACATAA GTTGTGGCAAGGGCAAGTGCATCAATTTTTTGGTCTAAGCTCTAGAGAACGTTCTTGGTCTTCAATATTGCAGCTCAAG GAACATGGAGATACCATTGCCTTTAGTTGCTCCGAACTGGATTTGATTTTATCTGAAGTTGAGAAGGTGGAAAATTGGAAGAATAGATGCATGGATAAATTTAGAATGTTGGTCCAAAATGGAAATTCGCTACTTCATGCACTGGAGAAG ATAAACCAGACTCTAGATAGATCATTGTTTATATATGACAAATTGCAAGATCTGAAGGAACAAAACCTATGTATATGCTGCTATGATGATTCTGAAGATCAGGAATTTCTTACTTGTTCCACTTGTATGGACTG CTATCATGTGAGGTGCGTTGGACTAACAGAAAAAGACGCAGGCATTGAAAACTACAAGTGCCCTTATTGTGAAATTTTGAGGGGTGAATTCCATTATCAGAATGGAGGTGCCCTCCTG AGGTTTGTGAAGAAGCGTGTTGAATTGAAAGTTCTTACTGAACTCATGTCTCATGCTGAGCATTTCTGTTTATG GATTGATGAAAAAGATTTTTTGTGCCAACTTGTTGAGAAAGCCCTTTCATGCAAATCTTGCTTGAGAGAAATTGTGATCCTTGCATCAGCTAATGTTGATGAAGATATTAGCATTGTCTCCGAAAAATTGGCCACTGCTGTAAAG GCTAGCAAAGTGGCTATTGTCTATGATCAGCATGATACTTGTGACCTTGAGCTGACTTTAGCAAAAAACTTTTGGAAAATTCAAGTCAGTAGATTGTTAAATGGTGTACCAAAGCCCACTATCCAACAAATTCAGAAGCATCTGAAGGAG GGACAGGCTATGGACATATCACCTGAAGATCACTATATGTTGAAACTTACGAATGTGAATTGCTTGGGTTTGCAGTGGGCAGAACTAGCCAAAAAG GTGGCAACTGATTCAGGGGCACTCAGCCTGGATAAAGTTTTTGAACTTGTAGTGGAAGGTGAAAACTTGCCTGTTGATATGAACGAGGAACTAAGG ACATTAAGGGCACGATGCATGCTTTATTGCATTTGTCGAAAGCCCTTTGATCCAGAAAGGATGATTGCATGTTATCATTGTAATGAGTGGTATCACTTTGATTGCATGAAATTGCCTTGCACAGAAGAGGTCTACATTTGTCCTGCATGTAACCCGTGTACAGAAGGATTGCCTTCAAACCATGACAG ATTAACTAGTGGTAAATTTGAGGAGCCTAAAACCCCATCTCCGAGGCATTCAAATCCTAGAAAGAAACAGAAGAGAGATGTGCCCAGTCTCACTTGCAACATATTCGCTAGCAGGAATCAAGATAAGCTTAGGTATTCGAGTGGGATAGAATGTCTAAGGTGGCAAAATCGAAAGCCTTTCAGACGAGCAGCTAAGAAACGTGTTGAACTTCGAAGTCTTTCTCCATTTCTATGCATACAACGATAG
- the LOC114373892 gene encoding uncharacterized protein LOC114373892: MRYMKPLQLFHDLKNQQRGRLLGLDVGDKYVGLALSDFDNNIASPFSVLVRKKTNITLVASDFESLCSDLSNKTSKHVIGISFDKHQVSSDAMQVKVFTDHLCKTKMLEECGVAVKAFKLESFSSLQDYARQVCCSRNTSGVHGFCQQENEADSNGVMNS; this comes from the exons ATGAGGTACATGAAGCCCTTGCAATTGTTTCATGATTTGAAGAATCAGCAGCGCGGAAGGTTGCTTGGTTTGGATGTCGGGGATAAATATGTTGGGCTTGCTCTTTCTGACTTCGATAACAATATTGCTTCACCTTTCAGCGTTCTCGTCAGGAAGAAGACAAATATCACTTTAGTGGCTTCTGATTTTGAGAGTCTG TGTAGTGATTTGAGCAATAAAACTTCCAAGCATGTTATTGGCATCTCGTTTGACAAACATCAAGTGTCTTCTGAT GCTATGCAAGTGAAGGTCTTCACTGATCACCTCTGTAAAACAAAAATGCTTGAAG AATGTGGAGTTGCTGTTAAAGCCTTTAAACTTGAATCATTCAGTTCTCTCCAAGACTATGCTAGACAAGTTTGCTGCAGTAGGAATACTTCAG GGGTACATGGATTTTGTCAACAGGAAAATGAAGCTGACAGCAATGGAGTAATGAACTCTTAA